The Fulvivirga ligni genome window below encodes:
- a CDS encoding endo-1,4-beta-xylanase produces the protein MINRNKSLIMAFGLLLLLIIVGFDVMKEKEKSTVYLKDALQDKFYIGTALNTDQIMGRDTAAMQVVKHHFNAIVAENCMKSANIQPREGVFNFNFSDRFVAFGEAQNMFINGHTLIWHSQAPKWFFTDQNGNDVSRDVLIQRMKDHITTVVGRYKGRVHTWDVVNEAILDDGSFRRSKFYEIIGEEFISLAFQFAHEADPQARLYYNDYSMSNPGKRAGVVALVKKLMAAGIPIDGVGMQAHIGLDHPSLLDFEQSLQAFADLGVKVSITELDLTVLPSTWKNRGAEVSDQYEYQKQMNPYAEQLPDSISKSFHERYEAFFKLFLKHQQHIERVTLWGVNDGHSWRNNWPVRGRTDYPLLFDRQNHAKPIVLSIIQIANP, from the coding sequence ATGATCAATAGGAATAAAAGCTTAATCATGGCCTTCGGCTTACTGCTCTTACTCATCATAGTCGGGTTCGATGTGATGAAGGAAAAAGAGAAATCTACTGTTTATTTAAAGGATGCCCTGCAAGACAAGTTTTATATAGGAACGGCCTTAAATACTGACCAGATCATGGGCAGAGATACTGCTGCCATGCAGGTGGTGAAGCACCATTTTAACGCCATAGTAGCTGAAAACTGCATGAAAAGCGCCAATATCCAACCTCGGGAGGGCGTGTTTAATTTCAATTTCTCTGATCGTTTTGTAGCCTTCGGTGAGGCTCAGAACATGTTTATTAACGGCCATACACTGATATGGCATTCACAGGCACCAAAATGGTTTTTTACTGATCAGAACGGTAATGATGTTTCTCGGGACGTACTGATCCAACGCATGAAAGATCATATAACCACCGTAGTAGGCCGATATAAAGGACGCGTTCATACCTGGGATGTAGTGAATGAAGCTATTTTGGATGATGGCTCATTTCGAAGGAGTAAATTCTATGAGATAATCGGTGAAGAATTCATCTCATTGGCCTTTCAGTTTGCTCATGAAGCCGACCCTCAGGCCAGGCTTTATTATAATGACTATTCTATGTCCAACCCTGGCAAGCGAGCAGGTGTGGTGGCGCTGGTCAAAAAGTTGATGGCAGCTGGCATTCCTATCGATGGCGTAGGCATGCAAGCACATATTGGTCTGGATCATCCTTCATTGTTGGATTTTGAGCAAAGCCTGCAGGCATTTGCAGATCTTGGCGTAAAGGTGAGTATCACGGAATTGGATCTTACCGTGCTTCCATCAACATGGAAAAACAGGGGAGCAGAGGTTTCAGATCAATATGAATATCAAAAACAAATGAATCCATATGCTGAGCAGCTACCAGACTCGATCAGTAAAAGCTTTCACGAGCGTTATGAAGCCTTTTTTAAGCTATTTCTGAAGCACCAACAACACATAGAACGCGTAACACTATGGGGCGTGAATGATGGCCATTCATGGAGAAATAACTGGCCAGTAAGAGGACGTACAGACTATCCATTACTCTTTGATCGTCAAAACCATGCAAAGCCTATTGTTCTGTCCATTATTCAAATTGCCAATCCATAA
- a CDS encoding glycoside hydrolase family 127 protein: MNRYTYTFLIAALCLIFDSLSAQNRTELFPLSDVQLLDGPFKHAQDLNVKTLLEYDVDRLLHPFLEEAGLKPKAAGFENWSGLDGHVGGHYLSAMAIHYASTDNEACLQRMNYMLDELERCQKQNAISHPEWGKGYVGGVPNSEGIWSRVKKGEVAAVWDYWVPWYNVHKIYAGLRDAWFYGKSEKAKVVFLQLCDWGIALTENLSDEDMERMLANEHGGMNESYADAYAITGDKKYLTAARRFSHKMLLNAMAEGKDNLDNLHANTQVPKVVGFQRIAQESGDEKYAAASEFFWKDVTGERSIAIGGNSRREFFPPASNTIDFINMVEGPESCNTNNMLKLTKDLYESDHQVKYVDFYERALYNHILSTQHPVHGGYVYFTSARPRHYRVYSAPNQAMWCCVGTGMENHGKYGEFIYAHQDNKLFINLFIASELSWKEKGITLKQETSFPDQETTTLTITKGSADFDMQIRYPSWVSDGQIQVVVNGKTIAVKAKPGHFISIARKWKKGDQVKLTLPMHTTMEPLINLPDYVAFLHGPIVLGAKTGSEDLAGLVAGAGRWEHIAHGEQLPVTEAPIIVEDDKSGVVNEIKPVQGADLEFTTANLNLANVSSALTLEPFFRIHDSRYMMYWMVTSKEGYTAMQDSLAVLEAERLALEKRTLDMIIPGQQQPEVDHGLKTENSEKGVHLDQFWRDAKNGGYFSYELDTQGETALALRVLYWGNERGERHFDILIDNEKLASEDLSAKWNAEEFKPVEYRIPAGMLEGKKRITVKFKADKNAVAGGVFGVRLVRQDKG, encoded by the coding sequence ATGAATCGCTACACCTATACCTTTCTTATTGCTGCTCTGTGTCTAATTTTTGATAGCCTTTCGGCCCAAAATAGGACTGAGCTGTTCCCTCTTTCCGATGTTCAATTATTAGATGGCCCTTTCAAACATGCCCAAGATCTTAACGTTAAGACTTTACTTGAATATGATGTCGATCGGCTGCTGCATCCCTTTTTAGAAGAGGCAGGTCTAAAACCTAAGGCCGCTGGTTTTGAAAACTGGTCGGGTCTGGATGGCCATGTGGGTGGGCATTACCTTTCTGCCATGGCTATCCATTATGCATCTACCGATAATGAAGCATGCCTTCAGCGAATGAATTATATGCTGGATGAGCTGGAGCGCTGTCAGAAGCAAAATGCTATATCACATCCGGAATGGGGCAAAGGTTATGTTGGGGGAGTGCCTAATAGTGAAGGCATATGGTCAAGGGTGAAAAAAGGAGAGGTAGCAGCGGTTTGGGATTACTGGGTGCCTTGGTATAATGTTCATAAGATATATGCCGGCCTTAGAGATGCCTGGTTTTATGGCAAAAGTGAAAAGGCCAAGGTTGTGTTTCTTCAACTCTGTGATTGGGGCATAGCCCTGACAGAAAACCTCTCTGATGAGGACATGGAGCGCATGCTGGCCAACGAGCATGGAGGCATGAATGAATCATACGCTGATGCCTATGCCATCACCGGCGATAAGAAATATCTCACAGCGGCCAGGCGGTTTTCTCATAAAATGCTGCTTAATGCCATGGCTGAAGGTAAGGATAACTTAGACAACCTTCATGCAAATACCCAAGTGCCAAAAGTGGTTGGCTTTCAGCGTATTGCTCAGGAATCTGGCGACGAAAAATATGCTGCTGCAAGTGAGTTCTTTTGGAAAGATGTAACAGGCGAACGCAGCATTGCCATTGGCGGTAATAGCCGAAGAGAGTTCTTTCCCCCAGCTTCCAATACTATCGATTTCATTAATATGGTAGAAGGGCCTGAATCATGTAACACCAATAACATGCTGAAGCTCACCAAAGATCTCTATGAGAGCGATCATCAGGTGAAATATGTAGATTTCTATGAGCGAGCCTTATATAACCATATACTTTCCACTCAGCATCCTGTTCATGGCGGTTATGTGTATTTTACGTCCGCAAGACCCAGACATTACCGGGTTTATTCGGCTCCTAATCAAGCCATGTGGTGCTGTGTAGGTACAGGTATGGAGAATCACGGCAAGTACGGCGAATTTATCTATGCTCATCAGGATAACAAGCTCTTTATCAATCTTTTCATTGCTTCTGAATTATCCTGGAAGGAAAAAGGCATTACTTTAAAACAAGAAACCAGTTTCCCAGATCAAGAAACCACAACCCTGACCATCACCAAAGGATCAGCTGACTTTGATATGCAGATTAGATATCCAAGTTGGGTCAGTGATGGCCAAATTCAAGTGGTCGTGAATGGAAAAACAATTGCTGTAAAGGCTAAACCAGGTCACTTTATAAGCATAGCCAGGAAGTGGAAGAAGGGTGATCAGGTAAAGCTGACTTTACCCATGCACACCACAATGGAACCGTTAATAAACCTGCCAGATTATGTTGCCTTTCTTCATGGACCTATTGTGCTGGGCGCCAAAACTGGTTCAGAGGATTTAGCCGGTCTGGTAGCCGGTGCTGGTAGGTGGGAGCATATCGCTCATGGCGAGCAGCTGCCAGTAACAGAGGCTCCGATCATTGTGGAAGATGACAAAAGTGGAGTTGTAAATGAAATAAAGCCTGTGCAAGGTGCTGATTTAGAGTTTACTACGGCCAATTTGAACCTTGCCAATGTGTCGTCAGCACTAACGCTGGAGCCATTTTTCAGAATTCACGACTCTCGCTATATGATGTATTGGATGGTCACCTCAAAAGAAGGATATACCGCCATGCAGGACTCCCTGGCTGTATTGGAAGCAGAACGATTAGCCCTGGAAAAAAGAACATTGGATATGATAATACCAGGCCAGCAGCAGCCGGAAGTTGATCATGGTTTAAAAACTGAAAACTCAGAAAAAGGTGTTCACCTGGATCAGTTCTGGAGAGACGCCAAAAATGGTGGCTATTTCAGCTATGAGCTAGATACACAAGGAGAAACGGCTCTAGCTTTAAGGGTACTTTATTGGGGAAATGAAAGAGGTGAAAGGCATTTTGATATTCTCATTGACAATGAAAAACTGGCCAGTGAGGATCTGTCAGCTAAATGGAATGCAGAAGAATTTAAACCGGTAGAATACCGGATTCCAGCGGGCATGTTAGAGGGTAAAAAACGCATTACTGTGAAATTTAAAGCCGATAAAAATGCCGTAGCAGGTGGCGTATTTGGCGTAAGACTGGTGAGGCAGGACAAAGGCTAA
- a CDS encoding DUF5627 domain-containing protein produces the protein MKNNFIKIFLLVLMAGASSCDNNEWEFPDYEYQSIYFAYQYPVRTITLGEDIFDTSLDNQHKCMIMATTGGVYDNDGDVTIDIAVDNTLCDNLLFEEAGDDVIPMPASYYELAADHIIIPKGQLSGGLEVQLTDAFFADPMALSNNYVIPLVMTNVLQADTILSGVSVVEKPNRTVPTDWSVQPKDYILYAVKYVNPWHGNYLRRGEDVIERDNETAETVVRHKEYVEYDEVKKLTTTSLNQAQLPLVFKNTTGENVNIDLLLSFDEDGNCSVSTNSSTFSASGSGKFVQDGEKNSWGEKDRDAIYLSYEIDFNDMQVSSTDTLVLRDRAVTFETYMPVNK, from the coding sequence ATGAAAAATAACTTTATAAAAATATTCCTTCTTGTACTCATGGCAGGTGCATCTTCATGTGATAATAATGAATGGGAGTTTCCTGATTATGAGTATCAAAGCATATACTTTGCTTATCAATATCCGGTCAGGACCATTACCCTGGGTGAAGATATTTTCGATACCTCACTGGATAACCAGCACAAATGTATGATCATGGCTACCACTGGTGGTGTCTATGATAATGATGGTGATGTTACCATAGACATAGCGGTAGATAACACACTTTGTGACAACTTGCTTTTTGAAGAAGCTGGGGATGATGTTATTCCAATGCCTGCTTCTTATTATGAGCTTGCCGCTGATCACATCATTATTCCCAAAGGGCAGCTGTCAGGAGGGTTAGAAGTACAGCTTACTGATGCCTTTTTTGCTGATCCTATGGCACTTAGTAATAACTATGTCATCCCGCTGGTAATGACCAATGTGTTACAGGCAGACACTATCTTATCAGGTGTTTCGGTAGTAGAAAAGCCAAACAGAACAGTTCCCACAGATTGGAGTGTTCAGCCCAAAGATTACATTCTTTATGCGGTGAAATATGTGAACCCCTGGCATGGAAACTACCTCAGAAGGGGTGAAGATGTGATAGAAAGGGATAATGAAACAGCAGAAACCGTGGTCCGTCACAAAGAGTACGTAGAATATGACGAAGTGAAGAAGTTGACCACCACCTCCCTTAACCAGGCTCAGTTGCCATTGGTATTTAAAAACACAACGGGTGAAAATGTAAATATTGACTTGCTATTGTCTTTTGATGAAGATGGCAACTGTAGTGTAAGCACCAATTCGTCCACTTTCTCTGCTTCTGGCAGCGGCAAGTTTGTGCAAGACGGCGAGAAAAATAGCTGGGGTGAAAAGGACAGAGATGCCATTTACCTGAGCTACGAGATTGACTTCAATGATATGCAGGTGTCCAGCACTGACACCTTAGTGTTGAGAGACCGAGCCGTAACTTTTGAGACATATATGCCTGTAAATAAATGA
- a CDS encoding glycoside hydrolase family 43 protein: MKTKPNQKCLWLLCLALSISVTTKAQKMHSDNGDGTFTNPVIASDFPDPDVIRVGDTYYMVSTTMFIFPGVSIIQSKDLVNWEYCSNAVPRFEESPCYDLDSCSRYAHGQWATSLKYHNGKFHLLFITLDEGGYHLTADKAEGPWKMEKLPKGFYDPGLFYDDNGKIYVAHGYGDVKITEVDENLRAISKDSLVFKGNIRGGLEGSHVYKLNGYYYLYATYGGRDGIQVALRSKNIWGPYEQKVVIKDLNPGPTFGVHQGALIQTQTGEWWTMLFVDSGPLGRFPSLQPVTWVDGWPMVGENGRGVITYRKPDVGKTYPAKTFPTSSDFDQAELGMQWGWNHNPDDSKWSLKERKGHLRLHTASITTDLKMARNSLTQRTWAYYSDTIPSTAITKLDVSKMADGDVAGLAIFQDPYAYVAVRKTGKMYELVMMNNGEIIETIPLKNEIVYLMAQPDFGSGKASFAYSFDNQSFTKIGNDQNMQFKLNIFTGNKYMLFNYATKSQGGYVDIDWFKVDPTIGYIPEKGETLKL, from the coding sequence ATGAAAACTAAACCTAATCAAAAATGCCTGTGGCTTCTATGCCTGGCGTTGTCTATATCAGTGACCACTAAGGCGCAGAAAATGCATAGCGATAATGGTGACGGTACTTTCACCAACCCGGTGATAGCCTCAGACTTTCCTGACCCGGATGTGATTAGAGTAGGAGATACCTATTACATGGTTTCCACCACAATGTTTATTTTTCCGGGTGTCAGTATAATTCAATCAAAAGACCTTGTGAATTGGGAATATTGTAGCAATGCGGTACCCAGATTTGAAGAAAGCCCATGCTACGACCTTGACAGCTGCAGCCGCTACGCTCACGGTCAGTGGGCCACCAGCTTGAAATATCATAATGGAAAGTTCCATCTTCTATTTATCACGCTGGATGAAGGCGGCTATCATCTTACTGCTGATAAAGCTGAAGGTCCATGGAAAATGGAAAAACTACCCAAAGGCTTTTATGATCCAGGCCTTTTCTATGATGATAATGGTAAAATCTATGTTGCACATGGTTATGGCGATGTGAAAATTACTGAGGTAGACGAGAACCTCAGGGCCATTAGCAAAGATTCATTAGTTTTCAAAGGAAATATCAGAGGTGGACTGGAGGGCTCTCATGTATATAAACTCAACGGCTATTATTACTTATACGCCACTTATGGCGGTCGGGATGGTATTCAGGTGGCGCTGCGCTCAAAGAACATCTGGGGGCCTTATGAGCAAAAAGTAGTCATTAAAGATCTTAATCCCGGACCCACTTTTGGGGTGCATCAGGGCGCTCTGATTCAGACGCAAACCGGAGAATGGTGGACCATGCTATTTGTGGATAGTGGCCCGCTGGGTCGGTTCCCTTCGCTGCAACCTGTAACCTGGGTAGATGGCTGGCCCATGGTGGGCGAAAACGGCCGCGGAGTGATCACTTACCGAAAGCCTGATGTTGGAAAGACCTATCCTGCAAAAACTTTTCCCACTTCATCAGACTTTGATCAGGCTGAGTTGGGGATGCAGTGGGGCTGGAATCATAATCCTGATGATAGCAAGTGGTCATTAAAAGAACGTAAAGGCCATTTAAGACTGCACACGGCCAGCATTACCACTGATCTTAAAATGGCCAGGAATAGCTTGACTCAAAGAACCTGGGCCTATTATTCTGACACCATTCCAAGCACTGCAATTACCAAACTAGATGTCAGTAAAATGGCAGATGGAGATGTAGCCGGACTGGCTATTTTTCAAGATCCATACGCTTATGTGGCGGTGAGAAAAACAGGGAAAATGTATGAGTTAGTCATGATGAATAATGGAGAGATTATTGAAACCATCCCTCTCAAGAATGAAATCGTTTACCTCATGGCTCAGCCGGATTTCGGCAGTGGAAAAGCCTCTTTTGCTTACAGTTTCGATAATCAGAGCTTTACTAAAATTGGAAATGATCAAAATATGCAGTTCAAGCTCAATATATTCACTGGCAACAAGTACATGCTCTTCAACTATGCTACTAAAAGCCAGGGCGGTTATGTAGATATTGACTGGTTTAAAGTGGATCCCACCATTGGTTATATCCCTGAAAAAGGGGAGACATTAAAGCTTTAG
- a CDS encoding endo-1,4-beta-xylanase — protein sequence MKFKYRNIVCGSLIFVSMACADNDPLDFDVDKPESIAQQEVIDAYNPLKEYVGRDENPHFKLGAGVSLGEYNDQGVMYRLVNNNFDEITIGYAMKHGAIVQNDGHLDLTGVKKLVELSAANDVSIYGHTLCWHSNQNAEFLNSTIAPVVIPGDGGPTWEEVTSNDFESDDASNYLGNSNAVMSFTADGEGANSTGRALKVTNAEVRPNDWDCQLFITFSPETVVGERYTFSMDIKSDAPATFPTQAHTVPYAYKHWNFFGSLSSTTEWTTYTSEITIADNTSGVTTIAFNLGATATNYYFDNMKLTRYNEEGGVLIEEKTPEEKRDTLTYELERWIAGVMEVTKSNTKAWDVVNEPMDDGNPYELKTGIGRDDLPADNFFWQDYLGKDYAVEAFRLARKYGNEGDILFINDYNLEYNLDKCRGIIEYIKYIENQGVVVDGIGTQMHIGLDSNKDNIAEMFKLLAATGKMIKVSELDVRLRTSDPSWELLQEQAAMYKYVVDMYNQYIPPAQRYGITVWGITDSPEDSYWLPGESQSLWTLDYERKPAYAGFADGLQELK from the coding sequence ATGAAATTTAAATATAGAAATATTGTATGTGGCTCATTGATATTTGTCAGCATGGCCTGTGCAGATAATGATCCATTGGATTTTGATGTAGATAAGCCTGAAAGCATAGCCCAGCAAGAGGTGATAGATGCTTATAACCCTTTAAAGGAATATGTAGGCAGAGATGAGAATCCTCATTTTAAGCTTGGGGCCGGTGTGTCATTAGGAGAATATAATGATCAGGGCGTAATGTATCGCCTGGTGAATAATAATTTTGATGAAATCACTATTGGCTATGCCATGAAACACGGTGCTATTGTGCAGAATGACGGACACCTGGATTTAACAGGAGTGAAGAAGTTAGTAGAATTGTCGGCTGCCAATGATGTATCTATCTACGGACATACATTATGCTGGCATTCAAACCAAAATGCCGAATTCCTAAACAGCACCATAGCTCCGGTAGTAATCCCTGGTGATGGTGGACCAACCTGGGAAGAGGTGACCAGTAATGATTTTGAAAGTGATGATGCCTCTAATTACCTGGGTAACAGCAATGCAGTAATGAGCTTTACTGCTGATGGTGAGGGCGCTAATAGCACAGGCCGGGCCTTAAAAGTGACCAATGCTGAGGTCCGACCCAATGATTGGGATTGCCAGCTGTTTATCACCTTTTCGCCCGAAACGGTGGTGGGCGAGCGGTACACCTTCAGTATGGATATTAAATCAGATGCTCCGGCTACCTTTCCTACGCAAGCGCATACCGTGCCTTATGCTTATAAACATTGGAATTTCTTTGGTTCACTAAGTTCTACCACCGAATGGACCACTTACACCAGTGAGATTACCATAGCTGATAACACTTCAGGCGTCACAACCATAGCCTTCAATCTGGGTGCTACGGCCACTAACTATTACTTTGATAACATGAAGTTGACCAGGTACAATGAAGAAGGAGGGGTGCTAATAGAAGAAAAGACACCAGAAGAAAAACGTGATACACTTACCTATGAGCTAGAGCGCTGGATTGCTGGAGTTATGGAAGTAACTAAGAGTAACACCAAAGCCTGGGACGTAGTAAACGAGCCCATGGATGATGGTAATCCGTACGAGTTAAAAACAGGCATTGGCCGTGACGACTTACCTGCTGACAACTTCTTCTGGCAAGACTATCTGGGTAAAGATTATGCAGTCGAAGCATTCAGATTAGCCCGCAAATACGGTAATGAGGGCGACATATTGTTTATCAATGACTATAACCTTGAATACAATTTAGATAAATGTAGAGGTATAATAGAATATATTAAATACATTGAAAATCAGGGAGTTGTGGTTGATGGTATTGGTACTCAAATGCACATTGGTCTGGATTCTAATAAGGATAATATAGCTGAGATGTTCAAGCTACTGGCTGCTACTGGTAAGATGATTAAGGTTTCTGAATTAGATGTGAGGCTTCGCACCTCAGATCCCTCATGGGAGCTACTGCAAGAGCAGGCCGCCATGTATAAATATGTAGTCGATATGTATAACCAATATATTCCACCTGCACAGAGGTATGGCATAACCGTGTGGGGCATTACCGATAGCCCGGAAGATAGTTATTGGCTACCTGGTGAAAGCCAAAGTCTATGGACACTGGATTATGAAAGAAAGCCTGCCTATGCCGGGTTTGCCGATGGCTTGCAGGAATTAAAATAA
- a CDS encoding glycoside hydrolase family 97 protein: MHTLRYILLSIFISISFLIQAQKAEVKSPDDKLKVDVELKQGNLFYKVWYTDHLVLEESRLGLKTNLVNYAENLSWEGEELNNLDYTYQQEKIKRYDNHYQANQLICKLKNSDQRPIHIIFQVSNHNIAFRYFLPHTEDPVALVVEEELTSFNFLPEAKGYLSAQSKPMVGWQRTKPSYEEPYQVGQDINTVSPNGNGYTFPALFQSGSEWILISETGVRSLYCGSHLSDPDDEGNYQIAFPNVGENNGFGSTGAAIGLPAYTPWRTITVGQSLKPIVETTIPYDVVEPLYEPSQKYEYGKGTWSWIMWQDGSINYEDQKKYIDLSASLGYEYVLIDNWWDKYIGYDRMEELIQYADSKHVSVFLWYNSNGAWSDAPQTPKHKMKTSIARKKEMKWLQEQGVKGIKVDFFGGDKQETMRLYEDILSDANDYGLMVVFHGATLPRGWERMYSNYVGSEAVLASENLMFSQAFNDIEALNATLYPFIRNAVASMEFGGVVLNKRYNKTNDGGNYRRTTDAFQLATAVLYQNPVQFFALAPNNLEDAPGFAIDFMKEVPTTWDETLLLDGSPGKYCVMGRRSNNKWYICGVNAQKEAINLKLHFPMLAGSEVEFYGDDKQGYSYHKSVQVKKDGLLKFTIQPQGGLIFKQH, translated from the coding sequence ATGCACACGTTAAGATATATTCTGCTGTCCATATTCATTAGTATTTCTTTTCTCATACAGGCGCAAAAGGCAGAAGTAAAAAGTCCTGATGACAAACTCAAAGTAGATGTTGAATTAAAGCAAGGAAACCTATTCTACAAAGTATGGTACACTGATCATTTAGTGCTGGAAGAATCTCGTTTAGGTCTGAAAACCAATCTGGTTAACTATGCCGAAAACCTGAGTTGGGAAGGAGAAGAACTTAATAACTTGGATTACACTTATCAGCAAGAGAAGATCAAGAGGTATGATAATCATTATCAGGCAAATCAACTGATTTGTAAGCTCAAAAACAGTGATCAAAGGCCTATACATATCATTTTCCAGGTCAGTAATCATAATATTGCTTTCCGTTATTTTCTGCCCCATACAGAAGATCCTGTAGCACTGGTGGTAGAGGAAGAATTGACAAGCTTCAACTTCTTGCCTGAGGCTAAAGGCTATTTATCGGCCCAGTCTAAACCAATGGTAGGTTGGCAGCGCACCAAGCCTAGTTATGAAGAACCATATCAAGTAGGTCAAGACATAAATACAGTTTCACCAAATGGCAATGGCTACACCTTTCCGGCACTCTTTCAATCCGGTAGTGAATGGATTTTAATCTCAGAAACAGGAGTAAGGAGCCTCTATTGCGGATCGCACCTCAGTGATCCTGATGATGAAGGGAATTATCAAATAGCCTTTCCTAACGTTGGTGAAAATAATGGTTTTGGAAGCACTGGTGCCGCCATAGGCCTTCCGGCATATACGCCCTGGCGAACCATCACCGTAGGACAAAGCTTAAAGCCTATTGTTGAAACTACCATCCCTTACGATGTTGTGGAGCCGCTATACGAACCCTCCCAGAAATATGAATATGGTAAGGGCACCTGGAGCTGGATCATGTGGCAGGATGGAAGTATCAACTATGAAGACCAGAAGAAGTATATAGACCTCTCTGCCAGCCTGGGCTATGAATATGTTTTAATAGATAACTGGTGGGACAAATATATTGGCTATGATAGAATGGAAGAGCTTATCCAATATGCTGACTCTAAGCATGTTTCAGTTTTCCTCTGGTATAACTCTAACGGCGCCTGGAGTGATGCTCCACAAACGCCGAAACATAAAATGAAAACGTCCATTGCCAGAAAAAAAGAGATGAAATGGCTGCAGGAGCAAGGTGTTAAAGGCATTAAGGTGGATTTCTTTGGTGGCGATAAACAGGAGACCATGAGGCTATATGAAGATATCCTTTCAGATGCCAATGATTATGGATTGATGGTAGTATTTCATGGTGCCACCTTGCCCAGGGGCTGGGAGCGGATGTACTCTAACTATGTAGGTAGTGAGGCAGTTTTAGCTTCTGAAAATCTGATGTTTAGTCAGGCATTTAATGATATTGAAGCTTTGAATGCCACGCTTTACCCATTTATCAGAAATGCAGTGGCCAGTATGGAATTTGGTGGGGTAGTGCTCAATAAAAGGTATAATAAAACCAATGATGGAGGTAATTACCGAAGAACTACTGATGCTTTTCAGCTGGCCACCGCGGTTTTATATCAAAATCCGGTTCAGTTTTTTGCGCTGGCTCCTAACAATCTGGAGGATGCCCCAGGATTTGCCATTGATTTTATGAAAGAAGTGCCTACCACCTGGGATGAAACTTTGCTTTTAGATGGCAGCCCGGGTAAATATTGTGTTATGGGCAGAAGAAGTAACAATAAATGGTATATCTGCGGTGTAAATGCTCAAAAAGAAGCTATTAATTTAAAACTTCACTTTCCCATGTTGGCCGGAAGTGAGGTGGAGTTTTATGGTGATGATAAGCAAGGATACAGCTATCATAAGTCAGTTCAGGTGAAAAAGGATGGACTTTTGAAATTTACCATTCAGCCTCAGGGAGGTTTGATCTTTAAACAACATTAG